Proteins from one Mycolicibacter virginiensis genomic window:
- a CDS encoding helix-turn-helix transcriptional regulator: MTDIAKPPVPPGGRRLDVLRLVQAADEPLSIAQIADELGVHPNTVRFHLDTLVEEGRVEHTEPDHKGRGRPALMFRAIRQMDRGGTRRFRLLAEILTIGLAADADPSGKALAAGRAWGHRLRPLHQPSGPVDAEESTGHLLEMLDELGFEPERLQPDATGDEQLGLRHCPFLELAETSTQVVCPIHLGLMQGALEAWDAPMTVDRLDPFAKPDLCVAHLKSATLNGSPIDPSPPAAVRVEGTTG; encoded by the coding sequence GTGACCGACATCGCCAAGCCGCCTGTACCACCTGGAGGACGTCGCCTCGACGTTCTGCGGCTGGTACAGGCCGCCGACGAGCCGCTGAGCATCGCCCAGATCGCCGATGAGCTGGGGGTGCACCCCAACACGGTGCGTTTTCACCTGGACACCCTGGTTGAAGAAGGCCGCGTCGAGCACACCGAACCCGATCACAAGGGACGCGGACGACCGGCGCTGATGTTTCGGGCCATCCGGCAGATGGACCGGGGCGGAACCCGCCGGTTCCGATTGCTCGCCGAGATCCTCACCATCGGGCTGGCCGCCGACGCCGACCCCAGCGGCAAGGCATTGGCCGCCGGCCGGGCGTGGGGGCATCGGCTGCGGCCGCTGCACCAACCGTCCGGGCCCGTCGACGCCGAGGAATCCACCGGCCATCTGCTCGAGATGCTCGATGAGCTGGGTTTCGAACCCGAACGCCTGCAACCCGATGCCACCGGAGACGAGCAACTGGGGCTGCGGCACTGCCCGTTCCTGGAGCTCGCCGAAACCTCCACCCAAGTGGTCTGTCCCATCCACCTGGGACTGATGCAGGGAGCCCTGGAGGCATGGGACGCGCCGATGACCGTCGACCGACTTGATCCGTTCGCCAAGCCGGATCTGTGCGTGGCGCACTTGAAGTCGGCCACCCTGAACGGATCCCCGATCGACCCCTCGCCCCCCGCCGCGGTGCGTGTGGAAGGGACCACCGGGTGA
- the fdxA gene encoding ferredoxin, with protein sequence MAYVIGKPCVDVMDRACVEECPVDCIYEGGRALYIHPDECVDCGACEPVCPVEAIYYEDDLPEELQPHQADNAAFFAEALPGRDEALGSPGGAAKIGPLGIDTPLVASFPPQGE encoded by the coding sequence ATGGCATATGTGATCGGGAAGCCGTGCGTTGACGTGATGGACCGGGCCTGCGTGGAGGAGTGCCCGGTTGACTGCATCTACGAAGGCGGACGAGCCCTTTACATCCACCCGGATGAGTGTGTGGACTGCGGAGCCTGCGAGCCGGTGTGCCCGGTCGAGGCCATCTACTACGAAGATGACCTCCCGGAGGAGCTCCAACCGCACCAGGCCGACAATGCGGCGTTCTTCGCCGAGGCCCTGCCCGGACGCGATGAGGCACTCGGCTCACCCGGCGGCGCCGCCAAGATCGGCCCCCTCGGCATCGACACTCCGCTGGTGGCCAGCTTTCCTCCCCAGGGGGAGTGA
- a CDS encoding enoyl-CoA hydratase/isomerase family protein → MTDAARYRASADFPSLRFEPGDNGVLELVLDAPGLNSVGPQMHRDLADVWPVIDRDDDVRAVLVRGAGKAFSAGGSFELIEKIVGDHAGRMQVLREARDLVLNMVNFSKPVISAINGPAVGAGLVVALLSDISVAGRTARLIDGHTKLGVAAGDHAAICWPLLVGMAKAKYYLLTCETLHGEEAERIGLVSKCVDDDEVLATATRIADDLAHGAQDAIRFTKHSLNYWYRQFAPAFETALGLEFLGFSGPDVHEGLAAIREKRKPQFG, encoded by the coding sequence ATGACTGACGCCGCCCGTTACCGTGCCTCCGCCGACTTCCCGAGTCTTCGGTTCGAGCCCGGCGACAATGGCGTGCTGGAGCTGGTGCTCGACGCGCCGGGACTGAACTCGGTGGGCCCGCAGATGCACCGCGATCTCGCCGACGTGTGGCCGGTGATCGACCGCGACGACGACGTGCGCGCGGTGCTGGTGCGCGGTGCGGGCAAGGCCTTCTCCGCAGGCGGCAGCTTTGAGCTGATCGAGAAGATCGTCGGTGATCACGCCGGACGGATGCAGGTGCTGCGCGAGGCCCGCGATCTGGTGCTGAACATGGTCAACTTCTCCAAGCCGGTGATCTCGGCGATCAATGGGCCTGCCGTCGGCGCAGGCCTGGTGGTGGCGCTGCTCTCGGACATCTCGGTGGCCGGGCGCACCGCTCGGTTGATCGACGGCCACACCAAGCTCGGGGTTGCCGCCGGGGACCACGCGGCGATCTGTTGGCCGCTGCTGGTGGGCATGGCCAAGGCCAAGTACTACCTGCTGACCTGCGAGACGCTGCACGGCGAGGAAGCCGAGCGGATCGGTCTGGTCTCCAAGTGCGTCGATGACGACGAGGTGCTGGCCACCGCGACGCGCATCGCCGACGACCTGGCGCACGGCGCCCAAGACGCGATCCGCTTCACCAAGCACAGCCTCAACTATTGGTATCGGCAATTCGCGCCGGCCTTCGAGACCGCGTTGGGGCTGGAGTTTCTCGGGTTCTCCGGTCCCGACGTGCACGAGGGCCTGGCCGCGATCCGGGAGAAGCGCAAGCCGCAGTTCGGCTGA
- a CDS encoding acyl-CoA synthetase: MEFNLAQVFSAVAAAIGDRDCIVFGDRRFSYQQIEDRSQRLARALHERGLGARRERSELAPDESGQSHLALYLANGNEYLEGMLGAYNARVAPFNVNYRYVADELVYLLTNASAEAIMYHARYAPTLAEALQQAGDRLPEMPLIHVDDDSGNAPLPGAVRYEELLGATSAEPLGLALSPDDLYLLYTGGTTGMPKGVLWRQHDIFINAMGGREFGTGAVPTTLEEIVERARTAAAAGSMTVAPLMHGAAQWAAFITLLGGRPFVMSATTDRFDPVGTWELAAKERVISLSIVGDAFARPLADALEAGGATLAAALSGLFVLASGGAPLTVPIKQRILDSLPQLSILDAGGSSETGAQMGQTTSRAQASTGRFTPNPGAVVVSADMTRILQPGDDEIGWLAQQGYVPLGYLGDPEKSARTFPVIEGIRHSVPGDRARWDIDGGIELLGRDSVTINSGGEKIFAEEVEAAIAHHPAVYDVVVVGRPSERWGNEVVAVVQLAQGADAGAQDIVAEAANYIARYKLPKDVVFCAQVQRSPSGKADYRWAKEQALAAQRV; encoded by the coding sequence GTGGAATTCAACCTCGCCCAAGTGTTCTCGGCAGTGGCGGCGGCCATCGGCGACCGGGACTGCATCGTCTTCGGCGACCGGCGATTCAGCTATCAGCAGATTGAGGACCGGTCCCAGCGGCTGGCGCGGGCACTGCACGAGCGCGGCCTGGGTGCGCGCCGCGAGCGGTCCGAGCTGGCTCCCGATGAGTCCGGCCAGAGCCACCTCGCGCTGTACCTGGCCAATGGCAACGAATATCTGGAAGGCATGCTCGGCGCCTACAACGCCCGGGTCGCGCCGTTCAACGTCAACTACCGCTACGTCGCCGACGAACTGGTCTACCTGCTGACCAACGCCTCCGCCGAGGCGATCATGTACCACGCCCGGTATGCGCCCACGCTGGCCGAAGCGCTGCAGCAGGCCGGTGACCGGCTGCCCGAGATGCCGCTGATCCATGTCGACGACGACTCCGGCAATGCGCCGCTGCCCGGTGCGGTCCGCTACGAGGAGCTGCTGGGCGCCACCTCGGCCGAACCGTTGGGCCTGGCGCTGTCCCCGGACGACCTGTACCTGCTCTACACCGGCGGCACCACCGGCATGCCCAAGGGCGTGTTGTGGCGCCAGCACGACATCTTCATCAACGCGATGGGCGGCCGTGAGTTCGGCACCGGCGCCGTGCCCACCACGTTGGAGGAGATCGTCGAACGCGCCCGAACGGCGGCGGCCGCCGGCTCGATGACGGTGGCGCCGTTGATGCACGGCGCAGCCCAGTGGGCCGCCTTCATCACGTTGCTGGGCGGGCGGCCGTTCGTGATGTCGGCGACCACCGACCGCTTCGACCCGGTCGGGACCTGGGAGCTGGCGGCCAAAGAGCGGGTCATATCGCTTTCGATCGTCGGCGATGCCTTCGCACGCCCGCTGGCCGACGCACTGGAGGCCGGCGGCGCCACGCTGGCAGCTGCGCTGTCGGGACTGTTCGTGCTGGCCAGCGGCGGCGCGCCGCTCACCGTTCCGATCAAGCAACGGATCTTGGATTCGCTCCCGCAGCTGTCGATCCTCGATGCCGGCGGTTCCTCGGAGACCGGTGCGCAGATGGGACAGACCACCAGTCGAGCTCAGGCCTCCACCGGCCGCTTCACCCCGAACCCGGGCGCGGTCGTGGTCAGTGCGGACATGACCCGCATCCTGCAGCCCGGCGACGACGAAATCGGCTGGCTGGCACAGCAGGGATATGTGCCGCTGGGCTACCTCGGCGACCCGGAGAAATCCGCGCGGACCTTCCCGGTCATTGAGGGCATCCGGCATTCGGTCCCCGGTGACCGGGCTCGTTGGGACATCGACGGCGGCATCGAGCTGCTGGGCCGCGACTCGGTGACGATCAATTCCGGCGGCGAGAAGATCTTCGCCGAGGAGGTCGAAGCCGCGATCGCTCATCATCCCGCCGTCTACGACGTTGTGGTGGTGGGCCGGCCCAGCGAGCGCTGGGGCAACGAGGTTGTCGCGGTGGTCCAGTTGGCGCAGGGCGCCGACGCCGGTGCCCAGGACATCGTCGCCGAGGCCGCCAACTACATCGCGCGCTACAAGCTGCCCAAGGACGTGGTGTTCTGCGCCCAGGTGCAGCGCTCGCCGTCTGGCAAGGCCGACTATCGCTGGGCCAAAGAACAGGCGCTCGCCGCACAACGGGTTTGA
- a CDS encoding DedA family protein, whose protein sequence is MSVDVLLYSIPPVLVYLLVGAVIGIESLGVPLPGELMLVGAALLSSRHELAVDPIGVAVAAVIGAVIGDSIGYSIGRRFGMPLFDRLGRRFPNHFGPGHVAFAERSFGRWGASAVFFGRFVALLRILAGPLAGALKMHYPHFLIANVTGAIFWAGGTTALVYYAGVAAEHWLSRFSWVALLIALLGGLIAALALKGRVGAKIAELDAQHRAQRDPVTE, encoded by the coding sequence ATGTCGGTGGATGTCCTGCTGTATTCGATCCCGCCCGTCCTGGTCTATCTGCTCGTCGGCGCGGTGATCGGGATAGAGAGCCTGGGCGTCCCGTTGCCGGGCGAGCTCATGCTGGTCGGCGCGGCGCTGTTGTCATCGCGGCACGAGTTGGCGGTCGACCCGATCGGCGTTGCGGTGGCGGCAGTGATCGGCGCGGTGATCGGCGACTCGATCGGCTATTCGATCGGCCGCCGATTCGGTATGCCGCTCTTCGACCGCCTGGGCCGTCGATTTCCGAATCACTTCGGTCCCGGCCACGTCGCCTTCGCCGAACGGTCCTTCGGCCGTTGGGGCGCCAGCGCGGTGTTCTTCGGTCGATTCGTGGCGCTGCTGCGCATCCTGGCCGGCCCGCTGGCTGGGGCCTTGAAGATGCATTACCCGCACTTTCTGATCGCGAACGTGACGGGCGCGATTTTCTGGGCCGGTGGGACCACTGCCCTGGTGTATTACGCCGGCGTCGCGGCCGAACACTGGCTGTCCCGGTTCTCCTGGGTGGCGCTGCTGATCGCGCTGCTCGGCGGTCTGATCGCCGCCCTCGCGCTGAAGGGCCGCGTCGGCGCCAAGATAGCGGAACTAGACGCCCAACATCGAGCCCAGCGGGACCCCGTCACTGAATAG
- a CDS encoding carotenoid oxygenase family protein codes for MTFSPPPNVATTAHPGLDSYLESLRPGERHCATARLAGLADADYRSLGVSEPQPVEHDYGVAQIEGSLPADLTGTLYRNGPGRWEDHTGRPLHHLFDGDGMVSAFTIRDGHVHYRNRYVRTRHYLGKTGTRHLGTAAAGGWRTNIGRIPPNLANTNIVEHAGHLYALWEGGPPHEIDPVTLETRGVRRFGGRLRWMGSYSAHPSFCPRSGEMFNFGVEFIPRPHLRIYRTDARGRLAHFRSAGLPYVAMVHDFALTERYLVFLVSPIIPDAVPIALGLKPLGDAMHYRPDRGSAFILVPRDGGEIRRVECDAVLQFHLSNAYDDGSDVVVDAITYADGRLLERIARFHTSTLEDARSEFSRFRITASGRVTREPLSDTPCEFPRHHGSYEGRPHRYAYVSSRRHLGSFYDSITKLDLIDHTETSYTAQGPGNSFCEPVFAPRPHAAGEDDGWLLTVEYQAAQHTSRLVIFDARDLHRGPVAAAQLTHHIPQGFHGNFSPG; via the coding sequence GTGACCTTCAGTCCGCCGCCGAACGTCGCCACCACCGCGCATCCTGGCCTGGACAGCTACCTGGAGTCGTTGCGGCCCGGCGAACGGCACTGCGCGACTGCACGCCTTGCCGGCCTTGCCGACGCCGACTACCGCAGTCTGGGAGTGAGCGAACCGCAGCCGGTCGAACACGACTACGGCGTCGCGCAGATCGAGGGATCACTGCCCGCCGACTTGACCGGGACGCTCTACCGCAACGGCCCCGGCCGGTGGGAGGACCACACCGGGCGACCGCTGCACCACCTCTTCGACGGCGACGGCATGGTCTCGGCCTTCACCATCCGCGACGGCCACGTGCACTACCGCAACCGCTACGTCCGCACACGCCACTACCTCGGCAAAACCGGAACACGACACCTAGGCACTGCCGCGGCCGGCGGTTGGCGGACCAACATCGGACGAATTCCGCCAAACCTGGCCAACACCAACATTGTTGAGCATGCCGGGCACCTGTACGCACTGTGGGAGGGCGGCCCGCCGCACGAGATCGACCCCGTCACCCTGGAAACGCGGGGGGTTCGCCGATTCGGCGGGCGCCTCCGTTGGATGGGTTCCTACTCGGCGCACCCGAGCTTCTGCCCCCGCAGCGGGGAGATGTTCAACTTCGGAGTCGAATTCATCCCGCGGCCACACCTGCGCATCTACCGCACCGATGCGCGTGGCCGTTTGGCGCACTTCCGCTCCGCGGGGCTGCCCTACGTCGCCATGGTGCACGACTTCGCGCTCACCGAGCGTTACCTGGTGTTCCTCGTGTCACCGATCATTCCGGACGCGGTGCCGATCGCCCTGGGGCTCAAGCCGCTTGGCGATGCCATGCACTATCGGCCCGACCGTGGCAGTGCGTTCATCCTGGTCCCGCGCGACGGCGGTGAGATCCGCCGGGTGGAGTGCGACGCCGTGCTCCAGTTCCATCTGAGCAACGCCTATGACGACGGCAGCGATGTGGTCGTCGATGCCATCACTTACGCCGACGGGCGGCTGCTGGAGCGCATCGCACGGTTTCACACCAGCACCCTGGAGGATGCGCGGTCGGAGTTCTCCCGATTCCGCATCACCGCATCGGGCCGTGTCACCCGTGAGCCGTTGAGCGACACACCGTGCGAGTTTCCTCGCCACCACGGTAGCTACGAGGGGCGGCCGCACCGATACGCCTACGTCAGTAGCCGCAGGCACCTGGGATCGTTCTACGACTCGATCACCAAGCTCGACCTGATCGACCACACCGAGACCAGCTACACCGCCCAGGGACCCGGGAACAGCTTCTGCGAGCCGGTCTTCGCGCCGCGGCCCCACGCCGCCGGCGAGGACGACGGTTGGCTGCTCACCGTGGAATACCAGGCCGCGCAGCACACGTCACGACTAGTGATCTTTGATGCGCGTGATCTGCACCGCGGCCCGGTTGCCGCTGCCCAGCTGACCCACCACATTCCGCAGGGGTTTCACGGCAACTTCAGCCCCGGCTAG
- a CDS encoding TetR/AcrR family transcriptional regulator produces the protein MAATRSSQILVQTTLQLIAESGVDSLTISQVAARAGVSRATAYREFGDKDKLLSAVAAREVQQMVAETMSGVDPTADLATNVPAVVLAALTYLRQHAAFRYVREHEPHWLLQAVLTISQQRMNLVQVVAATVAPIIAPSEAKLWLPATEAAEIVVRTVLSHALVEQSSLTDRQVAEAVLRAIRHAG, from the coding sequence GTGGCCGCGACACGCTCGTCACAGATCCTGGTCCAGACCACGCTGCAGCTGATCGCTGAGAGCGGCGTCGATTCCCTGACCATCAGCCAGGTAGCCGCACGCGCCGGGGTGTCGCGGGCGACGGCCTATCGGGAGTTCGGCGACAAGGACAAGCTGCTCTCAGCGGTTGCCGCCCGCGAAGTTCAGCAGATGGTGGCCGAGACCATGTCCGGCGTTGACCCCACGGCCGATCTGGCCACGAATGTTCCAGCCGTCGTACTGGCCGCGCTGACGTACCTGCGTCAGCACGCCGCGTTTCGCTATGTCCGCGAACACGAACCGCACTGGTTGCTACAAGCCGTGCTCACCATCTCGCAGCAACGGATGAATCTGGTCCAGGTGGTGGCGGCCACCGTGGCGCCGATCATCGCGCCATCCGAGGCCAAACTGTGGCTGCCGGCCACCGAGGCCGCAGAGATCGTGGTTCGCACGGTGCTCTCGCACGCGCTCGTCGAGCAGAGTTCGCTGACCGACCGCCAGGTGGCCGAGGCGGTCCTGCGGGCGATCAGGCACGCGGGCTGA
- a CDS encoding metal-dependent hydrolase, with amino-acid sequence MTRQRPPRSAASYPKTRRIRFRFGDGFDNNDGYGKYFADDDMVLSHFLAGLSGGFPAGEESFIRSVRRVADRVTDPVLRKQVAGFIGQESTHGQEHRRLNAVLADKGYPIRWQDSDTVHRWRIRAEERTPAMVHLAQTAALEHYTAVLAERILSTDEIQAIPGTPEVWNLLNWHAVEELEHKSVAFDLYRAVGGSEAVRIMAMAVVIAATVPLIALGLVVSLARDPAARRQPWRALRGIAALYRGPFFRGFLRDAAVYLRPGFHPDDVDTVALLDHWRSRLFGTDGALNDHLR; translated from the coding sequence ATGACACGCCAACGGCCACCGCGCTCGGCCGCGAGTTATCCGAAGACTCGGCGGATCCGTTTCCGTTTCGGCGACGGCTTCGACAACAACGATGGCTACGGCAAGTACTTCGCCGACGACGATATGGTGCTCAGCCACTTCCTGGCCGGATTGTCCGGTGGTTTTCCGGCGGGCGAGGAATCCTTCATTCGCTCGGTGCGCCGCGTTGCCGATCGCGTCACCGACCCGGTGCTGAGAAAGCAGGTGGCGGGGTTCATCGGCCAAGAGTCCACCCATGGCCAGGAGCACCGCCGGCTCAACGCCGTGCTCGCAGACAAGGGCTATCCGATCCGCTGGCAGGACTCGGATACCGTGCACCGCTGGCGAATCCGCGCCGAGGAACGCACCCCGGCCATGGTGCACCTAGCCCAGACCGCGGCACTGGAGCACTACACCGCAGTCCTGGCCGAGCGCATCCTCTCCACCGACGAGATTCAGGCCATACCGGGGACGCCCGAGGTGTGGAATCTGCTGAACTGGCATGCGGTGGAAGAACTTGAGCACAAGTCGGTGGCCTTTGACCTCTATCGCGCCGTCGGCGGCTCCGAGGCGGTCCGGATCATGGCGATGGCGGTGGTGATCGCCGCCACGGTTCCGCTCATCGCCCTCGGGTTGGTCGTCTCGCTGGCCCGTGACCCTGCGGCACGACGGCAACCGTGGCGGGCGTTGCGGGGAATCGCCGCGCTGTACCGCGGGCCATTCTTCCGCGGATTTCTGCGCGACGCGGCGGTGTACCTACGCCCGGGTTTCCACCCTGACGATGTGGATACCGTTGCCTTGCTTGACCATTGGCGCTCGCGTTTGTTCGGCACCGACGGCGCCCTCAACGACCATCTGCGCTGA
- a CDS encoding AAA family ATPase translates to MFWGNAVPIASHAEGRWFDPSRDHKKATWKQVAFLVFGASRTARQCEDETVSTTVPRTEVRAVSDLLARARPGPAALVIEGEAGIGKTTLMLSAADMACAQGFLVLSAHGAAAEVDYAFAAVADLLNAIDHAVLGELPGPQRRALDRARDQLAPAGPDLDERAVAAAFGAAVERLSARSPVLLAVDDAQWLDPSSRAVLGFTARRLSKNVGLLVTVRVAQSNLADLAQWLTFRNPAIATRVRMGPLSVEGVHDLIAARWGRTLPRPALNRVHRISGGNPMFALELARAELDAPGAAADLPDSLAALVSSRVQSLGDDAFAVLLAAACSASPTTEELSRATTLSSQRVVESIEACEKLGVATLDGHRVRFAHPLYANGVAASASAKRRRATHRALAGVVADRTLRARHLALAASTSDAATLAELDAAADALAARGALAAAAELIDLALDRGGDSPQRRIRSAELHFRSGSIAPARVHLQCVLADQPPGALRALALAHLGAVKAYDDDLPGAIEALSAAADEAADVPTLRLVCLLRLSLALAIADRMSATIEHAQRAAALAEELDAPGLRSQALAIWVTASFIWGGGVDRGALQLAVQLEDPRGGATTFLRARAVQAVISAYIGDLETADTQIHAVRHDMTVDGSEVDLVWVDNRIAAVAIWAGRYEQAGRAAHTAVQRAEQLGGRLSCATAWTKRASVAAFHGRATDARADARAAIAAARAVGARRQVKEPSRVLAFLEVSLGDYAAALAVLRPLLDEFDPPHELEIEGGEHLPDAIEALSALDQLEEAEALVDALETHGADRDRPWMMAVGARGRATVLAARGDLAAALRALERAMAHHQRLPMPFEQARTQLLLGQLQRRRRQRGSATTSLAAALSTFEALGTPLWAERARRELTRLSGTRGDGRRLTPAERRTAVLAARGMSNREIAVELFLAEKTIESTLSSVYRKLGIRTRVRLAAALDANDVT, encoded by the coding sequence ATGTTCTGGGGAAACGCCGTACCGATCGCCTCACACGCGGAAGGTCGCTGGTTCGATCCCAGCCGGGACCACAAGAAAGCCACCTGGAAGCAGGTGGCTTTTCTCGTTTTTGGGGCCAGCAGGACTGCCCGGCAGTGCGAGGATGAGACCGTGTCAACGACGGTGCCCCGCACGGAGGTGCGGGCTGTGTCGGATTTGCTGGCCCGCGCTCGGCCGGGGCCCGCGGCGTTGGTGATCGAGGGCGAAGCCGGCATCGGCAAGACCACGTTGATGCTGAGCGCCGCGGACATGGCTTGCGCTCAAGGATTCTTGGTGCTGTCGGCGCATGGGGCTGCGGCAGAAGTCGATTATGCCTTCGCTGCGGTCGCTGACCTGCTCAACGCGATCGACCACGCGGTACTGGGGGAACTGCCCGGCCCGCAGCGCCGTGCGCTGGACCGGGCGCGAGACCAACTGGCCCCGGCTGGGCCGGACCTCGACGAACGGGCCGTCGCCGCGGCGTTCGGTGCGGCTGTCGAGCGCCTCAGTGCGAGATCGCCGGTGTTGCTGGCAGTCGACGACGCGCAGTGGCTTGACCCGTCCAGTCGAGCGGTGCTCGGCTTTACCGCCCGGCGTCTTTCGAAAAATGTTGGGCTTCTTGTCACCGTCCGCGTCGCTCAGTCCAATCTCGCCGATTTGGCGCAGTGGCTGACCTTTCGCAATCCCGCGATCGCCACTCGGGTTCGGATGGGCCCGTTGAGCGTGGAGGGCGTGCACGACCTCATCGCCGCACGCTGGGGCCGTACGTTGCCCCGCCCGGCGCTCAACCGGGTGCATCGCATCTCGGGCGGCAATCCGATGTTCGCACTTGAGTTGGCCCGGGCCGAGCTGGATGCACCCGGCGCTGCGGCCGATCTGCCTGACAGTTTGGCCGCGTTGGTGAGCAGTCGCGTGCAAAGTCTGGGCGATGACGCGTTTGCGGTCCTGCTGGCCGCGGCCTGCTCTGCATCACCGACCACCGAGGAGCTCAGCCGGGCCACCACGCTGTCATCCCAACGTGTGGTGGAGTCGATCGAAGCCTGCGAGAAGCTCGGCGTGGCCACCCTGGATGGTCACCGCGTCCGATTCGCCCACCCGCTGTACGCCAATGGCGTGGCCGCCAGCGCTTCTGCGAAGCGCCGTCGCGCCACGCACCGAGCCTTGGCCGGCGTCGTCGCGGACCGCACCTTACGGGCGCGTCACCTGGCCTTGGCGGCGTCGACGAGCGACGCAGCCACTCTGGCTGAGCTGGACGCGGCGGCCGACGCTCTGGCGGCGCGCGGTGCGCTGGCCGCCGCTGCCGAGCTGATCGACTTGGCCCTGGACCGCGGCGGGGACAGCCCGCAGCGACGAATTCGCTCCGCGGAACTGCACTTTCGCTCGGGGTCGATAGCGCCGGCGCGTGTGCATCTGCAGTGCGTACTCGCCGATCAGCCACCCGGGGCATTGCGTGCCCTGGCATTGGCGCACCTGGGCGCGGTGAAGGCCTATGACGACGACTTGCCTGGCGCCATCGAAGCGCTGTCGGCGGCTGCCGATGAGGCTGCTGACGTCCCGACGCTCAGGCTGGTGTGCTTGTTGCGGCTGTCACTCGCCCTGGCGATCGCTGACCGGATGAGCGCGACGATCGAGCATGCTCAGCGCGCGGCGGCGCTGGCCGAGGAACTCGACGCGCCCGGTCTGCGCAGTCAGGCCTTGGCTATTTGGGTGACAGCGTCGTTCATTTGGGGCGGCGGCGTCGACCGTGGTGCGCTGCAGCTGGCCGTGCAACTCGAGGACCCTCGCGGCGGTGCCACCACGTTTCTGCGTGCTCGAGCCGTGCAAGCGGTGATCTCGGCGTACATCGGCGACCTTGAGACCGCTGACACCCAGATTCACGCGGTTCGCCACGACATGACCGTCGACGGCAGCGAAGTCGATCTGGTCTGGGTGGACAATCGTATTGCGGCGGTAGCGATCTGGGCGGGCCGATACGAGCAGGCGGGCCGGGCCGCGCACACGGCTGTGCAGCGTGCCGAACAACTCGGCGGGCGGCTTTCCTGCGCCACGGCATGGACCAAGCGAGCCTCCGTTGCGGCATTTCACGGGCGCGCCACCGACGCACGCGCCGACGCCCGTGCCGCGATAGCGGCGGCCCGTGCGGTGGGCGCGCGGCGGCAGGTCAAGGAGCCGTCCAGAGTGCTTGCCTTCCTGGAGGTATCGCTCGGTGACTACGCTGCCGCGCTGGCCGTGCTGCGGCCACTGCTGGACGAATTCGATCCCCCACACGAGCTGGAGATCGAGGGTGGGGAGCATCTTCCTGATGCCATCGAAGCGCTCAGTGCGCTCGATCAGCTCGAGGAGGCCGAAGCACTCGTCGATGCGCTCGAGACGCACGGCGCTGACCGTGACCGACCCTGGATGATGGCGGTCGGAGCCCGTGGGCGCGCCACGGTGCTAGCCGCTCGTGGCGACCTCGCCGCCGCACTTCGTGCCTTGGAGCGCGCGATGGCGCACCACCAGCGGCTCCCAATGCCTTTCGAGCAAGCGCGTACGCAACTCCTGTTGGGCCAGCTGCAACGTCGCCGGCGTCAACGGGGGAGCGCGACCACGAGCCTGGCCGCCGCGCTGAGCACTTTCGAGGCGCTCGGTACGCCACTGTGGGCGGAGCGGGCACGGCGGGAGTTGACTCGGCTGAGTGGCACCCGCGGCGATGGCCGGCGACTGACTCCCGCCGAAAGGCGCACCGCCGTTCTCGCGGCTCGCGGCATGTCCAATCGCGAGATCGCCGTCGAACTGTTTCTGGCCGAAAAGACCATCGAGAGCACGCTGTCGAGTGTGTACCGCAAGCTCGGCATCCGCACCCGGGTCAGACTGGCCGCGGCGCTTGATGCCAACGATGTGACGTGA